A portion of the Musa acuminata AAA Group cultivar baxijiao chromosome BXJ1-1, Cavendish_Baxijiao_AAA, whole genome shotgun sequence genome contains these proteins:
- the LOC135679375 gene encoding uncharacterized protein LOC135679375, with translation MANEVPRRAMWAGLRSQLVKFTSIFFTSVDDYLRFRAVCKSWRSAVPHRPDHLPTQLPFLLLVSTSEPRIGAAFRLTAASAGNVLPLPNRANRLCIGTSFGWLILLCMKDRLINLFNPVTAENIRLPYLDVLSFADVVSDADGPVIVAEKAVLSSDPTLDRDFVAVLFTRGVTIRWYTWRHGDESWTANANFLVQITVRMRDVVPYDNRTLCAIYGENDYWAVLKVDPGPPGRATIAACYAMPYCVPRTYYPSYLVVAAGKLLLAASHYDNWTASGNIIPEFRVFRLEPGDISRPAVAVEVDDIHDRILFLSPSSSMSVSAEDFFGFQGNFIYFVNKDERDERENWRVWRIVVQNLENDETNMLADSKSPNQRRLMWRAHQSDVAQWVPPNLRSCNR, from the coding sequence ATGGCCAACGAAGTCCCAAGAAGAGCGATGTGGGCCGGGCTTCGCTCGCAGCTCGTCAAGTTTACCTCCATATTCTTCACGAGCGTCGACGACTATCTCCGATTCCGCGCCGTCTGCAAGTCGTGGCGCTCCGCCGTCCCCCATCGGCCCGATCACCTCCCCACTCAGCTCcctttcctcctcctcgtctccacCTCCGAACCAAGAATCGGAGCCGCCTTCCGCCtcaccgccgcctccgccggTAATGTTCTCCCGCTACCTAACAGAGCCAATAGGCTCTGCATTGGCACCTCCTTCGGCTGGCTTATCCTCCTCTGCATGAAAGACCGTTTGATCAACCTCTTCAACCCCGTTACCGCCGAGAACATTCGGCTTCCCTACCTTGATGTTCTTTCGTTTGCTGATGTGGTGTCGGATGCCGATGGGCCCGTGATTGTCGCAGAGAAGGCTGTCTTATCCTCCGATCCCACGCTCGACCGGGACTTCGTGGCGGTCCTCTTCACACGCGGAGTGACCATTAGATGGTATACGTGGCGCCATGGTGACGAATCATGGACAGCAAACGCGAATTTTCTGGTGCAAATTACAGTTCGGATGCGCGACGTTGTTCCCTACGACAACCGGACACTGTGCGCGATATACGGCGAAAACGACTACTGGGCAGTCCTCAAGGTTGACCCAGGCCCCCCGGGGAGGGCGACGATTGCCGCATGTTACGCCATGCCGTACTGCGTGCCGCGCACTTATTATCCAAGCTACTTGGTTGTAGCGGCCGGAAAACTGCTGCTGGCTGCGTCCCATTACGACAACTGGACTGCAAGTGGGAATATCATCCCCGAATTCCGTGTCTTCAGGCTGGAGCCAGGTGACATAAGCAGGCCGGCGGTGGCCGTCGAGGTGGATGATATCCACGACCGTATATTGTTCTTGAGCCCAAGCTCGTCCATGTCCGTCAGCGCTGAGGACTTCTTTGGGTTCCAAGGGAATTTCATTTACTTCGTCAACAAAGATGAGCGTGACGAGCGTGAAAATTGGCGGGTGTGGCGGATCGTTGTCCAGAATTTAGAAAATGATGAGACCAACATGCTGGCTGATTCGAAATCGCCCAATCAGAGGAGGCTAATGTGGCGGGCACACCAGTCCGACGTCGCCCAATGGGTGCCGCCCAATCTGCGCAGCTGCAACCGGTGA